A stretch of the Janthinobacterium sp. B9-8 genome encodes the following:
- the recC gene encoding exodeoxyribonuclease V subunit gamma, producing the protein MLHLFQSNRIDVLLAALAHQLETSPLASPFEQEKIVVQSKGMGRWLNFRLAEKQGMTAQMGYPLLASFFWDLMQRTLGGNLPKKSPFSREIMGWRVLAWLDSQPNAPVLLNYLREGGDFRRFELATRIADVFDQYLVYRPDWLLAWEKNQSLGLGDDEAWQAALWRYLSKDELDIRVDGGHRGALLAATHKRLLDPRPLDLPSRVSLFGISSLPPVYMEILRALSKRCEVFIHALNPCGEPWGEIRDAAEIARLSDGFDPEDLYLEVGNPLLAVWGKQGREFFNQLIAEPEIVEYFTPFPGNHDTMLQTLKSDVLELVARSPETAQRVAADDKSLQVHICHSAMREIEVLHDQLLALFEADSTLTPADIVVLMPDIEHYIPYIEAVFGRTGGASELAAPHVPFAIADRSLKDAAPLAQALLELLTLPQCRFASDWMMALLDIPAIARRFEIPTSDLPTIHRWISELGIHWGKDGEHKAELGLPNTFEHTWRFGLDRLLLSIALPADVAGAAAPLFAGTLPGSGVAGNQAQLAAGLAAFAETLFEQAASLSGEHTPEVWHSKLITMIEALFAPDDDEALILADLREQIIEFAEQSRAANYDAPVDLSVPRSWLNGALSGKIPSGGFLTGAVTFCAMVPMRCLPFRVIALLGFNDGAFPRESRPPGFDLMAHNPQYGDRSRRADDRYLFLETLLSASDVLYLSYVGRGIQDNGVIPPSVVVSDLLDAVGRSFVLDDAPSQPALGNEALKWRRIERERLLKHLITEHPLQPFSPRYFKDAAFIGKRLPAYSPLWFAAATAIGQSQLQPLSVLAESLPLPDPEFKNVAFNDLLAFWRNPTRYLLRNRIGIRLADEAVEFESNEPFSLSFSAKSELNQVIWQSLEQGWSSDSIATGRAAGLLPHGGFGDMSAAKQSATLRKLYNAAEPLLSDATLAPHTFLFKFADDMQLNGALHQLRPNGQVAVWTDHSSPIELIACWLKHLALCHAAPEGVLLETRIVSQKGHWRFGPVENAGLELEKWLHYYWQGLSSRLPFATRSSAKYAEALSSDDGSADAAEKAARESWLGNSLRGFAGEESEIWYEMAWRGQSLLGDEGFAEMANGLLLAMYQARSEV; encoded by the coding sequence GTGCTGCATCTATTTCAATCCAACCGTATCGACGTTCTGCTGGCGGCTCTGGCACATCAGTTAGAGACTTCTCCTTTGGCTTCCCCTTTTGAGCAGGAAAAGATTGTGGTGCAGTCTAAGGGGATGGGGCGGTGGTTGAATTTTCGTTTGGCGGAAAAGCAAGGCATGACGGCGCAGATGGGCTATCCGCTGCTGGCGTCTTTTTTCTGGGATTTGATGCAGCGCACGCTGGGTGGCAATCTGCCGAAGAAGTCGCCGTTTTCGCGGGAGATTATGGGCTGGCGGGTGCTGGCCTGGCTGGATTCGCAGCCTAATGCGCCGGTGCTGCTTAATTATCTGCGTGAAGGCGGAGATTTTAGGCGCTTTGAACTCGCCACGCGCATTGCCGATGTGTTCGATCAGTATTTGGTTTACCGCCCCGACTGGCTGCTGGCTTGGGAAAAAAATCAGAGCCTAGGGCTGGGGGATGATGAGGCTTGGCAGGCGGCGCTGTGGCGCTATCTATCTAAGGATGAGCTAGATATTCGTGTCGATGGCGGGCATCGGGGCGCGCTGCTTGCGGCAACCCACAAGCGGCTGCTCGACCCGCGCCCTTTGGATTTGCCCAGCCGGGTTTCACTGTTTGGCATATCCAGCCTGCCGCCGGTGTATATGGAGATTTTACGGGCGCTATCCAAGCGCTGCGAGGTGTTTATCCATGCGCTGAATCCTTGCGGCGAGCCTTGGGGCGAGATTCGGGATGCGGCGGAAATCGCCCGGCTTTCTGATGGTTTTGATCCTGAAGACTTGTATCTGGAAGTCGGCAATCCACTGTTGGCGGTGTGGGGAAAGCAGGGGCGGGAGTTTTTTAATCAGCTGATTGCCGAGCCAGAAATCGTTGAATATTTCACGCCTTTTCCTGGCAACCACGACACGATGTTGCAAACGCTGAAAAGCGATGTGCTGGAACTTGTCGCCCGCAGCCCGGAAACCGCACAGCGCGTGGCGGCAGATGATAAATCCCTGCAAGTGCATATCTGCCATTCGGCCATGCGCGAAATTGAGGTGCTGCACGATCAACTGTTGGCGCTGTTCGAGGCCGACAGCACGCTCACCCCCGCCGATATTGTGGTGTTAATGCCCGATATCGAACATTACATTCCCTATATTGAGGCCGTATTCGGCAGAACAGGCGGCGCATCCGAGCTTGCCGCGCCCCATGTGCCCTTTGCCATTGCCGACCGCAGCCTGAAAGACGCAGCTCCCTTGGCGCAAGCCCTGCTGGAGCTGCTTACCCTGCCGCAATGCCGTTTTGCCAGCGACTGGATGATGGCGCTGCTGGATATCCCCGCCATTGCCCGCCGCTTTGAAATCCCGACTTCCGACTTGCCCACCATTCACCGCTGGATCAGCGAACTGGGCATTCACTGGGGCAAAGATGGCGAGCATAAGGCCGAGCTGGGTTTACCCAATACTTTTGAGCACACCTGGCGCTTTGGGCTGGACAGATTGCTGCTGAGCATCGCCCTGCCCGCTGACGTGGCGGGCGCTGCCGCACCGCTGTTTGCCGGCACATTGCCAGGCTCTGGCGTGGCGGGAAATCAGGCGCAGCTGGCTGCTGGCCTCGCAGCTTTTGCCGAAACGCTGTTTGAGCAAGCCGCATCGCTATCGGGGGAGCACACGCCCGAGGTGTGGCATAGTAAATTGATCACCATGATAGAGGCGCTGTTTGCACCGGATGATGATGAGGCGCTAATTCTGGCTGATTTGCGCGAGCAGATTATTGAATTTGCCGAGCAAAGCCGCGCCGCAAACTACGATGCGCCGGTGGATTTATCCGTGCCGCGCAGCTGGCTCAATGGTGCACTGTCCGGCAAGATTCCGAGTGGTGGGTTTTTAACCGGCGCGGTGACGTTTTGCGCCATGGTGCCGATGCGCTGCCTGCCGTTCAGAGTGATTGCCCTGTTGGGCTTTAATGATGGCGCTTTCCCGCGCGAATCACGCCCGCCGGGGTTTGATCTGATGGCGCACAATCCACAATATGGCGACCGATCCCGCCGTGCCGATGATCGTTATCTATTCCTTGAAACCCTGCTTTCGGCCAGCGATGTGCTGTATCTCAGCTATGTAGGGCGTGGTATTCAGGATAATGGTGTGATTCCGCCATCGGTGGTGGTGTCTGATTTACTCGACGCCGTGGGTCGCAGCTTTGTGCTGGACGATGCCCCGTCTCAGCCTGCCCTTGGCAACGAAGCACTGAAATGGCGACGCATCGAGCGCGAGCGGTTGCTAAAGCATCTGATTACCGAACACCCGCTGCAGCCCTTTAGCCCACGCTATTTTAAAGACGCGGCCTTCATTGGAAAAAGACTCCCCGCCTATTCTCCACTCTGGTTTGCCGCGGCCACCGCCATTGGCCAGTCTCAGCTCCAGCCGCTCTCGGTATTGGCAGAAAGCTTGCCCCTGCCCGACCCAGAATTTAAAAACGTAGCATTTAACGATTTGCTGGCCTTTTGGCGCAACCCTACCCGCTATTTATTAAGAAACCGCATCGGCATACGGCTTGCCGATGAGGCGGTGGAATTCGAAAGCAACGAGCCATTCAGCCTGTCTTTTTCCGCCAAAAGCGAACTAAACCAGGTGATCTGGCAATCCCTGGAGCAAGGCTGGAGCAGTGATTCCATCGCCACTGGCCGCGCCGCTGGACTGCTGCCGCACGGTGGATTTGGCGATATGAGCGCCGCCAAGCAATCAGCCACCCTGCGTAAACTCTATAACGCCGCCGAACCACTGCTCAGCGATGCAACGCTGGCACCGCATACTTTCCTATTTAAATTTGCGGACGATATGCAGCTCAATGGCGCACTGCACCAGCTGCGCCCCAATGGGCAGGTGGCCGTCTGGACAGACCACAGCTCGCCCATCGAGCTGATCGCCTGCTGGCTAAAACACCTCGCCCTCTGCCACGCCGCGCCCGAAGGCGTATTACTTGAAACACGCATCGTCAGTCAAAAAGGCCATTGGCGCTTTGGGCCGGTGGAAAACGCAGGCCTCGAGCTAGAAAAATGGCTGCATTACTACTGGCAAGGCCTATCCAGCCGCCTGCCCTTTGCCACCCGTAGTAGCGCCAAATATGCCGAAGCGCTCAGTAGCGACGATGGCTCGGCAGATGCGGCAGAAAAAGCCGCGAGAGAAAGTTGGCTCGGCAACAGCCTGCGCGGCTTTGCCGGAGAAGAATCAGAAATCTGGTACGAAATGGCTTGGCGCGGGCAAAGCTTGCTGGGTGATGAAGGATTTGCGGAGATGGCAAATGGATTGTTGTTGGCGATGTATCAGGCAAGAAGCGAGGTTTAA
- a CDS encoding LytTR family DNA-binding domain-containing protein, with the protein MDKARVAELQLLHRIGLFAQFAQRLNTQHSLEQMLEITLSLLVQEEQVKGVALYQRGESIAQIGIVPHQLIDLAVGQDQAFFVIDADYSLAIAFHLPLSAADVVFYRSLNQQLALVRAQRYEWGRQPQLLSDLYSIASRRDKLRYVRADRGYCGIYAADLADPLYITLRLRAIRLYFDDSVLLQVHRSYLVNPRKVEKACKRGREGWLLQMGSDLIPLARQSLERVQGDFPQWFA; encoded by the coding sequence TTGGATAAGGCGAGGGTCGCCGAGCTGCAGTTGCTACATAGAATAGGGCTGTTTGCGCAGTTTGCTCAGCGCTTGAATACTCAGCACAGCTTAGAACAAATGTTGGAAATTACGCTAAGCCTGCTGGTGCAGGAGGAGCAGGTAAAAGGTGTGGCGCTGTACCAGAGGGGCGAATCTATAGCGCAAATCGGCATTGTGCCTCATCAATTGATAGACCTCGCTGTTGGGCAGGATCAAGCCTTTTTTGTGATCGATGCTGATTACTCCCTAGCGATTGCATTTCACCTGCCCTTATCAGCTGCTGATGTGGTTTTTTATCGCAGCCTGAATCAGCAATTGGCTTTGGTGCGTGCTCAGCGATATGAATGGGGTAGGCAACCACAGCTTTTATCTGATCTTTACAGCATTGCATCCCGCCGCGATAAATTACGTTATGTGCGAGCAGATAGGGGCTATTGCGGTATTTATGCCGCGGATTTAGCAGATCCCTTGTATATCACGCTGCGCTTGCGGGCGATTCGGCTTTATTTTGACGATAGCGTGTTGCTGCAAGTGCATCGCTCTTATTTGGTGAATCCACGCAAGGTGGAGAAGGCCTGTAAGCGAGGGCGAGAAGGATGGTTGTTGCAGATGGGGTCCGATCTGATTCCCCTTGCCCGGCAATCGCTGGAACGCGTGCAGGGTGATTTTCCACAGTGGTTTGCTTGA
- a CDS encoding IS3 family transposase, which translates to MVSTTDRIKLKLKGLSPVQYRTQPLST; encoded by the coding sequence ATGGTATCCACGACCGACCGAATCAAGCTGAAGTTAAAAGGGCTGAGTCCTGTGCAATACAGAACCCAGCCCTTGAGCACCTAG
- a CDS encoding carbohydrate-binding protein has product MRLKRCVFVAGTLLLSTQASAALCTQAWVEGAAYPAGTAISYASHNYTAISDIAGQSPPAASLWKDQGECSGKIDLPEWDIGRVYTVGKQVIYQGYIYQAKWYTQGENPEQSGQWDVWKNLGLPKPSVAFVQSSSWKNGAKAAYSMLHDDLCAWITDGQIDYAAPALKQRGLVAAFGMITGTCGDKHWAAAKQFLADGNEIYSHTRNHIDARSKDWDATGQINGSSDDIAAHLAGYRPSFFAWPSDVAADAPLAYLRTASGYIGGRAPNRIAENGGVIYDGHTGVINPAQLADPYQVRWDLYTDQGQWSAYEEQVKAGGDLLNLHVDAAINQGGWATRTLHGVNDGSWMSVPLAQYNIHLDYIKAKADAGLLWVAGPSSVIKYTYARDFCKATLSTTHVSTVSFDTSTPECKKYATPISLQLYALSANGKLSARQKGKALNLIAGPANSYFVNVDPLAGAVTLSAQ; this is encoded by the coding sequence ATGAGACTCAAACGATGCGTATTCGTCGCAGGCACCCTGCTGCTCTCTACCCAAGCCAGTGCAGCGCTTTGCACTCAGGCTTGGGTAGAGGGCGCGGCTTATCCGGCAGGCACGGCAATCAGCTACGCCAGCCACAATTACACGGCTATCAGCGATATAGCCGGGCAATCGCCACCCGCCGCCAGCCTCTGGAAAGATCAGGGCGAATGCAGTGGCAAAATTGATCTACCCGAATGGGATATCGGCAGGGTGTATACCGTTGGCAAACAGGTAATTTACCAAGGCTATATTTATCAAGCCAAGTGGTATACCCAAGGTGAAAACCCCGAACAATCCGGGCAGTGGGATGTGTGGAAAAACCTAGGGTTGCCTAAACCCAGTGTGGCTTTTGTGCAAAGCAGCAGCTGGAAAAACGGTGCAAAAGCGGCGTATTCCATGCTGCACGATGATTTATGTGCCTGGATTACGGATGGCCAGATCGATTATGCGGCTCCAGCCCTCAAGCAGCGTGGCTTGGTGGCGGCTTTTGGCATGATTACAGGCACTTGTGGTGATAAACACTGGGCAGCGGCCAAGCAATTTTTGGCCGATGGCAATGAGATCTACAGCCACACGCGTAACCATATCGATGCCAGAAGCAAAGATTGGGATGCCACAGGCCAAATTAACGGATCCAGTGACGATATTGCCGCCCATTTAGCGGGCTATCGGCCAAGCTTCTTTGCCTGGCCTAGCGATGTGGCGGCTGATGCACCACTCGCCTACTTACGCACAGCCAGCGGCTATATTGGCGGCCGTGCACCTAATCGCATCGCCGAAAACGGTGGCGTAATCTACGACGGCCACACAGGTGTAATTAACCCAGCCCAATTAGCCGACCCTTACCAAGTGCGCTGGGATCTCTATACCGATCAGGGGCAGTGGTCAGCTTATGAGGAGCAGGTGAAGGCAGGGGGCGATTTACTCAACTTGCATGTAGATGCCGCCATCAATCAGGGCGGCTGGGCAACACGTACCCTACACGGCGTTAATGATGGCTCGTGGATGTCGGTGCCGCTCGCCCAATACAACATCCACCTTGATTATATAAAAGCCAAGGCCGATGCGGGTTTACTCTGGGTAGCTGGGCCTTCCAGCGTGATCAAATACACTTACGCACGGGATTTTTGCAAAGCCACACTCAGCACTACGCATGTATCAACCGTAAGCTTTGATACCAGCACGCCAGAGTGCAAAAAATATGCAACGCCGATTTCTTTGCAGCTGTATGCGCTCTCTGCCAACGGCAAGCTAAGCGCCCGCCAAAAAGGCAAAGCGCTTAATCTGATTGCAGGGCCAGCCAATAGTTATTTTGTAAATGTTGATCCACTCGCAGGAGCGGTCACATTGAGCGCACAGTGA
- a CDS encoding pseudouridine synthase, producing the protein MTESIRLSKRMTELGMCSRREADEFIEQGWVKVDGVVVNTLGSRVVPEQKITLERQATVFQAERVTILMHKPVGYVSGPAEPGDRPAWTLIKAETRFIGDRTGINFLKKHMHNLAPAGRLDVDTSGLLVLTQDGRIAKKLMSDVDVEREYAVQVEGMLSTEGLKQLNNGLSLDDERLKPTKVSWQSEDSLRFVLRENRPRQIRRMCELVGLRVIAIRRLRIGRISLSDLPVGQWRYLRMDERF; encoded by the coding sequence ATGACTGAATCCATCCGCTTATCCAAACGCATGACCGAGCTGGGCATGTGCTCACGCCGTGAGGCCGACGAATTTATTGAACAGGGCTGGGTAAAAGTCGATGGCGTGGTGGTCAATACCCTCGGTAGCCGTGTTGTGCCCGAGCAAAAAATCACCCTAGAGCGCCAAGCCACGGTATTTCAAGCTGAGCGCGTCACTATTTTGATGCACAAGCCAGTGGGCTATGTATCTGGCCCTGCCGAGCCGGGTGATCGTCCCGCTTGGACCTTGATCAAAGCAGAGACGCGCTTTATTGGCGACCGAACCGGCATCAATTTCCTTAAAAAACATATGCATAACCTAGCCCCAGCGGGCCGCTTAGATGTAGATACATCGGGCTTGCTGGTGCTAACGCAAGATGGCCGCATCGCTAAAAAGCTGATGTCGGATGTCGATGTAGAGCGCGAATATGCCGTGCAGGTAGAGGGGATGTTGAGTACTGAAGGTTTAAAACAGCTTAATAATGGCCTGAGCTTGGATGATGAGCGCTTAAAGCCAACCAAAGTCAGCTGGCAGAGCGAAGACTCATTGCGCTTTGTATTGCGTGAAAACCGCCCCCGCCAGATTCGCCGCATGTGTGAATTGGTTGGCCTGAGAGTGATTGCGATTCGTCGCCTGCGTATTGGTCGTATCTCCTTATCTGATCTGCCTGTTGGCCAATGGCGCTATTTGCGGATGGATGAGCGGTTTTAA
- a CDS encoding substrate-binding periplasmic protein has protein sequence MRWLKKCFLFIALNLTLHTASAEAIKIVTEELAPYNFTEKGVLTGFSTEVIQAILKEIKIQGDFQSMPWARAYDTALNHENILIYSIGRTAQREKLFKWIGPIAPANNYLFSLANHNIKINHLNDAKKYQIGSVNADIGEQFLESQGFIKGTNLQSSVKYLLNYEKLKRGRVDLWVMNEMAAYHLVRQFGDDPNKVLSKAYRLDLIGDGYFMAFNHKTSDEMVERFRQGLNTIKKNGTFDLIKKKWL, from the coding sequence TTGCGGTGGTTAAAAAAATGTTTCCTCTTTATAGCCCTCAATCTGACACTGCACACGGCATCTGCCGAAGCCATCAAGATTGTGACTGAAGAACTCGCCCCTTATAATTTCACCGAAAAAGGTGTTTTAACAGGCTTTAGCACCGAGGTCATTCAAGCTATCTTGAAAGAAATAAAAATCCAAGGCGATTTTCAATCCATGCCTTGGGCCAGGGCTTACGACACTGCACTCAATCATGAAAACATACTGATTTATTCAATTGGCCGCACTGCGCAAAGAGAAAAACTTTTTAAATGGATAGGCCCTATCGCTCCTGCAAACAATTATTTATTTTCCCTAGCCAACCACAATATCAAAATAAATCACTTGAACGACGCCAAAAAATACCAAATTGGCAGCGTGAATGCAGATATCGGCGAGCAATTTCTGGAATCCCAAGGCTTTATTAAAGGCACAAATCTACAATCAAGCGTGAAATATCTGCTTAATTACGAAAAACTCAAAAGGGGGCGAGTTGATTTATGGGTAATGAATGAAATGGCAGCCTATCATCTGGTGCGGCAATTCGGCGATGATCCCAATAAGGTACTCAGCAAAGCCTACCGGCTTGATCTAATTGGAGATGGATATTTTATGGCCTTTAACCATAAAACATCAGATGAAATGGTCGAGCGCTTCCGGCAAGGCTTGAATACAATTAAAAAAAATGGCACGTTTGATTTAATCAAAAAGAAATGGCTTTAA
- a CDS encoding TIGR00645 family protein, protein MQVSHSNILGKIIFGSRWLQLPIYLGLIVVQGVYAYKFLAALFTMMMNLTTLTETQIMLSVLGLIDVVMIANLLLMVTVGGYETFVSRLRINSHPDQPEWLDHVNATVLKVKLSMAIISISSIHLLQTFINADKMNPVTMQWQVTIHLSFLVSAAALAYTDKLLHSVAPQQHK, encoded by the coding sequence ATGCAAGTCTCTCACTCTAATATCTTAGGTAAAATCATTTTCGGCAGCCGCTGGCTGCAATTGCCCATTTACCTTGGTTTGATTGTTGTACAAGGGGTTTACGCGTATAAGTTTCTGGCCGCGCTCTTCACTATGATGATGAACCTGACCACGCTAACTGAAACGCAGATTATGCTTTCGGTGCTGGGGCTGATTGATGTGGTGATGATTGCCAATTTACTGCTGATGGTCACTGTGGGCGGTTATGAAACCTTTGTGTCGCGTTTACGGATTAATTCTCACCCTGATCAGCCGGAATGGCTGGATCATGTGAATGCCACCGTGCTTAAAGTTAAATTATCGATGGCAATTATTAGTATTTCCTCGATTCATCTGCTTCAGACCTTTATCAACGCCGACAAAATGAACCCGGTAACCATGCAATGGCAGGTGACTATCCATTTGTCTTTCCTTGTTTCTGCTGCTGCACTGGCTTATACCGATAAGCTTTTGCATTCGGTGGCACCGCAACAGCATAAGTGA
- a CDS encoding PEP-CTERM sorting domain-containing protein, which produces MSPLNKSAAIIIISLLSSSAYAISEAYVDSVISFKNAAGANVSSVTGNNGSNVLGFTTNVSTTLPLGAPGTAKWASVVQGGEAIYGFTGKQATGSIDIYTIVNGAGEIAKIYGRLGNTGSWSFLGQTDSTPNGNFSLAPKQISFALGSGVVVDQIGIFSQNNNGYSPGFDIMGIGGNGMVSTPVPEPETYALMGLGLIGLLAHRRKSSAKNI; this is translated from the coding sequence ATGTCCCCCTTAAATAAATCAGCTGCAATTATTATAATTTCTTTACTTAGCTCAAGCGCTTATGCGATATCTGAGGCCTATGTAGATTCGGTAATAAGCTTTAAAAATGCAGCGGGTGCAAATGTCAGCAGCGTAACGGGTAACAACGGCAGCAATGTTCTAGGCTTCACTACCAATGTATCCACCACCCTGCCGCTTGGCGCACCGGGAACAGCAAAATGGGCCTCTGTAGTGCAAGGAGGCGAAGCCATTTATGGCTTTACGGGCAAGCAGGCCACTGGATCAATTGATATTTACACCATTGTGAACGGTGCCGGTGAAATCGCCAAAATCTATGGCCGCCTAGGAAATACAGGAAGTTGGTCTTTCCTTGGACAAACCGATTCAACACCAAATGGCAACTTTTCCCTTGCCCCTAAGCAGATCTCTTTTGCATTAGGATCTGGAGTTGTAGTTGATCAAATTGGTATTTTCTCCCAAAACAATAATGGCTACTCGCCAGGCTTTGATATTATGGGAATTGGTGGTAATGGGATGGTTAGCACCCCCGTGCCTGAACCAGAAACCTATGCCTTAATGGGCTTAGGCTTAATTGGTTTACTGGCTCATCGGCGTAAATCATCTGCTAAAAATATTTAA
- a CDS encoding substrate-binding periplasmic protein, with translation MKAIALLALSTLLSTTYAETIHAVTETTLYSYLKEGQVAGPATELLKLNLQRAGLTDYNIHLYPWARSYEIAQNRANVLIYPIVRTPSREKRFKWIGELIKTQYHFYKLKARKEIIVNNLSDAKRYTIGVIRNDVRQDYLQQQNFTRLTISAQREDNFKQLINKQIDIIPLIDKDAEALCQQLAFDCAKLERIYTLNGISNGLYIALSKSTPDPLVEKMRSAFEQLKAEGLVKKIIEKNQ, from the coding sequence ATGAAAGCAATCGCCCTACTGGCTCTCTCTACTTTGCTTTCCACCACCTATGCAGAGACCATTCACGCGGTTACTGAAACCACACTCTATAGCTATCTCAAAGAAGGCCAAGTAGCTGGACCTGCAACTGAACTACTTAAGCTAAACCTGCAAAGAGCGGGCTTAACTGATTACAACATTCATCTTTACCCCTGGGCCAGATCCTATGAAATAGCACAAAACCGGGCCAATGTTCTTATTTACCCCATTGTCCGTACCCCCAGCAGGGAAAAGAGATTTAAATGGATAGGTGAGTTGATCAAAACTCAATATCACTTTTATAAACTCAAAGCACGCAAAGAAATTATTGTAAACAATCTATCTGATGCTAAACGCTATACGATAGGCGTTATCCGTAATGATGTACGCCAAGACTATCTGCAACAACAAAATTTTACCCGGCTCACTATTTCCGCACAGCGCGAAGATAATTTCAAACAATTAATAAATAAGCAAATAGATATCATCCCGCTGATTGATAAAGATGCTGAAGCACTCTGCCAGCAGTTGGCCTTTGATTGCGCAAAATTAGAAAGAATTTACACGCTCAATGGAATATCTAATGGCCTGTATATCGCCTTGAGTAAATCAACACCCGACCCCCTTGTAGAAAAAATGCGCAGCGCTTTTGAGCAATTAAAAGCCGAGGGGCTAGTCAAAAAAATAATCGAAAAAAACCAATAA
- a CDS encoding HD-GYP domain-containing protein → MNYDSLLIPKIHDINTFQDFRESLADHAPRIEQIIAELKRDPGRMMLISDLFRAFHNIKGDAGLCRVEFVIPLVHGIETLLSRMRAGELQLTEVLSEVLLLTLDRLEQAVESLSNNASAGSLHLPTLARGLDGLSTLQAEELDPACARLIEAVTGFKHAAVVLPDRTRAEMERSNEERSQDLRFFRNMALQLEMRSPLFRGRTARNLQLALATNKAAGGVVSSTQLEAAVYMHDVGMMFLPESLWLKVERMTDAERAQLVDHPAWAAGLLARMDGWQDASTMCLQHHENIEGTGYPNKLSGNDIVPGAKILALVDAFEAVMLKHSHRGQNKSVLRAIAEVNASDQQFDPDWIEPFNRVIRTMMENGGL, encoded by the coding sequence ATGAACTATGACAGCTTACTTATCCCGAAAATTCACGATATCAATACTTTCCAGGATTTTCGGGAGAGCCTTGCAGATCATGCGCCAAGGATCGAGCAAATTATCGCCGAGCTAAAACGTGATCCGGGCAGAATGATGCTTATCTCTGATTTATTTCGCGCTTTTCATAATATTAAAGGCGATGCAGGGCTATGCCGTGTTGAATTTGTGATTCCCCTCGTTCACGGAATTGAAACGCTTCTTTCCAGAATGCGCGCCGGCGAGCTGCAACTTACCGAAGTCTTATCCGAAGTATTGTTACTGACTTTAGATAGACTAGAGCAAGCCGTTGAATCGCTCAGCAATAATGCATCGGCCGGCAGCTTGCATCTGCCCACACTCGCCCGCGGGCTTGATGGCCTGTCTACTTTGCAAGCTGAAGAGCTTGATCCTGCTTGTGCCCGGCTGATCGAAGCGGTCACCGGCTTTAAACATGCAGCCGTCGTTTTGCCGGATCGTACCCGTGCTGAAATGGAGCGCTCTAACGAAGAGCGCAGCCAGGATTTACGTTTCTTTCGCAATATGGCGCTGCAATTAGAAATGCGCTCACCGCTGTTTCGTGGCCGCACCGCACGCAATCTGCAATTAGCCCTCGCCACCAATAAGGCAGCAGGCGGTGTGGTTTCCAGCACCCAGCTCGAAGCCGCCGTGTACATGCATGATGTGGGCATGATGTTTTTACCCGAATCGCTCTGGCTAAAAGTAGAAAGAATGACCGATGCCGAGCGGGCGCAACTCGTCGATCACCCCGCTTGGGCCGCTGGCCTTCTAGCCAGAATGGATGGCTGGCAGGATGCATCAACCATGTGTTTGCAGCACCACGAAAATATCGAAGGCACAGGCTACCCCAATAAACTCAGTGGCAACGATATTGTGCCTGGTGCCAAAATCCTTGCTCTGGTCGATGCCTTTGAAGCCGTCATGCTTAAACACAGCCATCGCGGCCAGAATAAATCCGTGCTGCGGGCCATTGCCGAGGTCAACGCCTCCGATCAGCAATTTGATCCGGATTGGATTGAGCCATTTAATCGGGTGATTCGCACCATGATGGAAAACGGCGGCTTATAA